The following are encoded in a window of Staphylospora marina genomic DNA:
- a CDS encoding ATP synthase subunit I, protein MEFIQAIRRRVVLLTAGILTVLLVIWTFTPHKPLIAGFILGISVSLYNTLYTAYKMQWTGEMVVSSGRNGRTRGTGMIHRFLMATLAIIIAALNPDFFDVRVVPLGLPICYILIILLELWDWLRKSTPDGKG, encoded by the coding sequence ATGGAATTCATTCAAGCCATTCGTCGCAGAGTGGTACTCCTCACTGCCGGTATCCTCACCGTGCTTTTGGTGATTTGGACGTTTACCCCTCATAAGCCGTTGATCGCCGGTTTTATCCTCGGAATCAGCGTCAGTCTGTACAACACTCTCTACACGGCGTACAAAATGCAATGGACCGGCGAAATGGTCGTCTCGTCCGGTCGGAACGGTCGAACGAGAGGCACCGGTATGATCCATCGCTTTCTCATGGCGACCCTGGCGATCATCATCGCCGCGCTCAACCCGGATTTCTTCGATGTTCGGGTGGTACCTCTGGGGTTGCCCATTTGTTATATACTGATCATTTTGCTCGAGTTGTGGGATTGGTTGCGCAAGTCCACACCTGACGGAAAGGGGTGA
- a CDS encoding AtpZ/AtpI family protein, with protein MKRNGNPWKVVAVVGSMGTEVILLAVGGAWLGNKLDASWGTKPILLIVGAILGLGLGFLSAFMTLKALMKD; from the coding sequence GTGAAACGGAATGGAAATCCTTGGAAGGTGGTCGCCGTTGTCGGTTCAATGGGAACGGAGGTCATTCTCCTGGCAGTGGGCGGAGCTTGGCTGGGTAACAAGCTGGACGCTTCCTGGGGGACCAAACCGATTCTGCTGATCGTCGGAGCGATTTTGGGTTTGGGCCTCGGCTTTCTCAGCGCGTTCATGACGCTGAAGGCATTGATGAAGGACTGA
- the upp gene encoding uracil phosphoribosyltransferase, with amino-acid sequence MGNLYVFDHPLIQHKLTHIRDKRTGTKEFRELVDEVAALMAYEITRDMPLREVEVETPVATAKCKVLAGKKIGLVPILRAGLGMVDGILKLIPTAKVGHLGMYRDPETLEPVMYYSKMPSDIGERDLIVIDPMLATGGSAAAAITELKKMGARNIKLMCLIAAPEGVKRVHAEHDDIDIYAAAVDERLNEKSYIVPGLGDAGDRLFGTK; translated from the coding sequence GTGGGCAATCTGTATGTGTTTGACCATCCGCTCATTCAGCACAAACTGACCCACATTCGCGACAAACGGACCGGAACGAAAGAATTCCGGGAACTGGTGGACGAGGTCGCGGCACTGATGGCGTACGAGATCACGCGTGACATGCCGCTTCGCGAAGTGGAAGTGGAAACGCCGGTGGCCACGGCCAAATGCAAGGTGCTGGCCGGAAAGAAAATCGGACTGGTTCCGATTCTGCGCGCGGGCCTCGGCATGGTCGACGGCATTCTCAAATTGATTCCGACGGCAAAAGTGGGGCATCTCGGAATGTATCGGGATCCCGAAACGTTGGAGCCGGTGATGTACTATTCCAAGATGCCGTCCGACATCGGCGAGCGGGACCTGATCGTGATCGATCCGATGCTGGCCACGGGAGGTTCGGCGGCCGCAGCCATCACCGAGCTGAAAAAGATGGGAGCGAGAAACATCAAGCTCATGTGCCTGATCGCCGCGCCCGAAGGCGTGAAACGGGTGCACGCCGAGCACGATGACATCGACATCTATGCCGCCGCGGTGGATGAGAGACTCAACGAAAAAAGCTATATCGTCCCCGGGCTGGGAGATGCGGGAGACCGGCTGTTCGGCACCAAGTGA
- the glyA gene encoding serine hydroxymethyltransferase yields MQHLKHTDPQVAEAIREELHRQQSKIELIASENFVSRSVLEALGTVLTNKYAEGYPGRRYYGGCEHVDVVEELARNRAKELFGAEHANVQPHSGAQANMAVYFAVLKPGDTVLGMNLAHGGHLTHGSPVNFSGQLYNFVAYGVDPETHMIDYEEVRKAALEHKPKLIVAGASAYPRVIDFAKFREIADEVGAYLMVDMAHIAGLVATGHHPSPVPYADFVTTTTHKTLRGPRGGMILCKEQYAKQIDKSVFPGIQGGPLMHVIAAKAVALGEALTDDFKAYSAAIVSNAARLAEGLKSRGFQLISGGTDNHLILIDVRNLGLTGKRAEHVLDEIGITTNKNAIPFDPESPFVTSGIRIGTAAVTSRGMDGEAMDEIADIMAITLKNPEDAETLEAARKRVNELTKRFPLYEDLG; encoded by the coding sequence ATGCAGCATTTGAAGCACACGGATCCGCAAGTCGCGGAAGCCATTCGTGAGGAACTGCACCGCCAGCAAAGCAAGATCGAGCTCATCGCTTCGGAAAACTTCGTCTCCCGGTCGGTGCTGGAGGCCCTCGGCACCGTGTTGACCAACAAGTATGCCGAGGGGTATCCCGGCCGCCGGTATTACGGCGGATGCGAACATGTCGACGTGGTGGAGGAGCTGGCCAGAAACCGCGCGAAGGAATTGTTCGGCGCCGAACACGCCAACGTGCAGCCGCATTCCGGAGCCCAGGCCAACATGGCGGTGTATTTCGCCGTGCTGAAACCCGGAGACACGGTGCTCGGCATGAATTTGGCCCACGGCGGACACCTGACGCACGGAAGCCCGGTCAACTTCTCCGGCCAGCTGTACAATTTCGTCGCTTACGGCGTCGATCCGGAAACGCACATGATCGATTATGAGGAAGTGCGGAAAGCGGCCCTGGAGCACAAGCCGAAACTGATCGTCGCCGGCGCCAGCGCGTATCCCCGCGTCATCGATTTCGCCAAATTCCGTGAGATCGCCGATGAAGTGGGCGCTTATCTGATGGTGGACATGGCGCACATCGCCGGTCTGGTCGCCACCGGACATCATCCGAGCCCGGTACCGTACGCGGACTTCGTGACCACCACCACCCACAAAACCCTGAGGGGCCCGCGCGGCGGCATGATTTTGTGCAAGGAACAGTACGCCAAACAGATTGACAAATCCGTGTTCCCGGGCATTCAGGGAGGCCCCCTGATGCATGTGATCGCCGCCAAAGCGGTCGCCTTGGGAGAGGCGCTCACCGATGATTTCAAAGCCTACTCGGCCGCCATCGTGTCCAACGCCGCCCGCCTGGCCGAAGGTCTGAAAAGCCGCGGTTTCCAACTGATCTCCGGCGGTACGGACAACCACCTCATTCTGATCGACGTCCGCAATCTGGGTCTGACCGGCAAACGGGCCGAGCACGTGCTGGACGAAATCGGCATCACCACCAACAAAAACGCCATTCCGTTCGATCCCGAGAGCCCGTTCGTCACCAGCGGCATCCGGATCGGCACCGCCGCCGTCACCAGCCGCGGCATGGACGGGGAAGCGATGGATGAAATCGCGGACATCATGGCGATCACGCTCAAAAACCCCGAGGACGCGGAAACGCTGGAAGCCGCCCGCAAGCGGGTGAACGAACTCACCAAGCGTTTCCCCCTCTATGAAGATCTCGGTTGA
- a CDS encoding TIGR01440 family protein gives MDLVRIRREVREALEDLLSVKPLSSRHLLVVGCSTSEVAGRRIGTSGSRDIAAALFEGIREIRDKHGFHLAFQCCEHLNRALVVEAETLERFGLTEVTAVPVPEAGGAMAAHAFRHLRDARLAEHVRADAAIDIGETLIGMHLKPVAVPVRPRSKTVGEARVTLAATRPKLIGGARAVYELKQEAGPSARECR, from the coding sequence GTGGATCTGGTCCGGATTCGTCGCGAGGTCCGGGAAGCGCTGGAGGATTTGCTGAGCGTGAAGCCGCTTTCATCCCGCCATCTGCTGGTGGTGGGTTGCAGCACTTCGGAGGTGGCCGGACGTCGCATCGGAACGTCGGGAAGTCGGGACATTGCCGCCGCCCTGTTCGAAGGAATCCGGGAAATCCGGGACAAGCATGGATTTCATCTGGCGTTTCAGTGTTGCGAACACCTCAACCGGGCATTGGTCGTGGAGGCGGAGACGTTGGAGCGGTTCGGGCTCACGGAGGTCACCGCCGTTCCCGTGCCGGAGGCCGGTGGGGCGATGGCGGCCCACGCCTTCCGGCACCTTCGGGACGCCAGATTGGCCGAACACGTACGGGCGGATGCGGCCATTGACATCGGGGAAACCCTGATCGGCATGCATCTGAAGCCGGTGGCCGTCCCGGTCCGGCCGAGGAGCAAAACCGTGGGGGAAGCCCGCGTCACCCTGGCCGCGACCCGACCCAAATTGATCGGCGGCGCCCGCGCCGTTTACGAACTCAAGCAGGAAGCCGGCCCGTCCGCGCGGGAATGCCGTTGA
- the rpiB gene encoding ribose 5-phosphate isomerase B, which yields MRVLLGSDHGGLRLKREIKQLLEEMGVSYEDAGCHGEESVDYPDYARPVAERVASGEFDFGILICGTGIGMSIAANKVKGVRCAVVSDEYSARMSREHNNANVLALGERVIGPDLARSIVRAWLSTDFAGGRHGRRVEKIRALEG from the coding sequence TTGCGCGTGCTTTTGGGATCCGACCACGGGGGACTCAGACTGAAGCGGGAAATCAAACAGCTGCTCGAGGAAATGGGTGTCTCTTACGAAGATGCGGGTTGCCACGGGGAAGAATCGGTCGATTATCCGGATTACGCCCGCCCGGTGGCGGAACGGGTGGCTTCCGGGGAATTCGACTTCGGCATCCTGATCTGCGGAACGGGCATCGGGATGTCCATCGCGGCCAACAAGGTGAAAGGCGTTCGTTGCGCCGTGGTGTCCGATGAATACTCCGCCCGCATGAGCCGCGAACACAACAACGCCAATGTGCTCGCGTTGGGTGAACGGGTGATCGGACCGGATCTGGCCCGTTCCATCGTCCGGGCTTGGCTCTCCACCGACTTTGCCGGAGGCCGCCACGGGCGACGCGTGGAGAAAATCCGTGCGCTTGAGGGGTGA
- a CDS encoding low molecular weight protein arginine phosphatase — MLRVLFVCTGNTCRSPMAEALLAKMAREEGLDVKARSAGVAASDGSGASAHAVRVLRERGIELTHRSRSLTREEVRRADLILTMTTRHKALIMHDFPESGDKVFTLKEFALLDTGVEELYRRLDRLYVELEEKRAELQRRFSIPAGGRWTKEAEEAWNRESKVLLEEERDLLKRIGRLDGSLDVADPFGGSVEEYRRCADELETAIRRILDRLKRERNPDGPRER, encoded by the coding sequence TTGCTGAGAGTATTGTTCGTCTGTACGGGAAACACTTGCAGAAGCCCGATGGCGGAAGCGCTGCTGGCAAAAATGGCCCGGGAAGAAGGACTGGACGTGAAGGCGCGTTCGGCGGGAGTGGCCGCGTCGGACGGATCGGGAGCTTCCGCCCATGCCGTCCGGGTTCTCCGGGAACGTGGGATCGAACTCACGCACCGTTCGCGCTCCCTGACGAGAGAAGAGGTGCGCCGCGCCGATCTGATTCTGACGATGACCACCCGTCACAAAGCGCTCATCATGCACGATTTTCCGGAATCCGGTGACAAAGTGTTCACGCTCAAGGAATTCGCTCTCCTGGACACCGGAGTGGAAGAGCTGTATCGAAGATTGGACAGGCTTTACGTGGAACTGGAGGAAAAACGTGCGGAATTGCAACGCCGCTTTTCCATTCCGGCCGGGGGCCGCTGGACGAAAGAAGCGGAAGAAGCTTGGAACAGGGAGTCGAAAGTCCTGCTCGAAGAAGAACGGGATTTGCTGAAGCGCATCGGTCGGCTGGACGGGAGTCTGGACGTTGCCGACCCGTTCGGGGGTTCGGTCGAGGAGTACCGCCGCTGCGCCGATGAACTGGAAACGGCGATCCGCAGGATTCTCGACCGTCTCAAGCGGGAGAGGAATCCGGACGGACCGCGTGAACGATGA
- a CDS encoding manganese efflux pump MntP family protein — translation MDWSMPQWGQLITMSLIAVALGMDAFSLGIGLGMKRLSPWMMTRLSLSIGAFHVLMPLAGILLGQWLSSVMREIAAALGGAMLCLLGVGMLLQVFRGEPEEKERSVSVSSWAGVLLFSVSVSLDSLSAGLSLGLFSADLAMAILLFGCAGSIMAGTGLAVGRFVGSWAGTYGEALGGLILVILGSKFLW, via the coding sequence ATGGATTGGTCCATGCCCCAATGGGGACAATTGATCACCATGTCTCTGATTGCGGTGGCCTTGGGAATGGACGCCTTCTCCCTCGGAATCGGTTTGGGCATGAAGCGGCTTTCCCCGTGGATGATGACCCGGCTCAGCCTGTCCATCGGTGCGTTTCACGTCTTGATGCCGTTGGCGGGGATTCTGCTGGGACAGTGGTTGTCATCGGTGATGCGGGAAATTGCCGCGGCCTTGGGGGGAGCCATGCTTTGTCTGTTGGGAGTCGGCATGCTGCTCCAGGTGTTCCGGGGAGAGCCGGAAGAAAAGGAGCGAAGCGTGTCGGTCAGCTCCTGGGCGGGTGTTCTGTTGTTTTCCGTCAGTGTCAGTCTCGATTCCCTGTCCGCGGGACTCAGTCTGGGATTGTTTTCCGCCGATCTTGCGATGGCGATTCTTCTGTTCGGCTGTGCCGGCTCGATCATGGCCGGAACCGGGCTGGCGGTGGGACGGTTTGTGGGAAGCTGGGCGGGCACCTACGGAGAAGCGCTGGGAGGTCTCATTTTGGTGATTCTCGGGAGCAAATTCCTGTGGTAA
- a CDS encoding L-threonylcarbamoyladenylate synthase, with protein MNILDSKETRWWKLPRGGDERSLRSSEEIRKAAEFLRNGGLVAFPTETVYGLGADATCDEAVSGIFAAKGRPSDNPLIIHLGDASGLADWVEEITPAARKLAEAFWPGPLTLVLPHRGNLSPRVTAGLPTVAVRVPSHPVARALILEAGIPVAAPSANRSGRPSPTEARHVFEDLRGRIDVLLDGGPCGVGVESSVVDVTGPVPVLLRPGGISAEEIRRTVGSLEVDGGGISASRAPKSPGMKYRHYAPRGELWLVAGSPEEARKRINRMLEEARRQGKRTGVLTTEESEDHYRADVVVSCGRRSDPSSVARALYASLRRFDEEDVDLILAETFPEEGLFHSVMNRLRKAAEGKTFIPDDE; from the coding sequence ATGAACATCTTGGACAGCAAGGAGACTCGGTGGTGGAAACTTCCCCGGGGAGGGGATGAGCGAAGTCTCCGCTCGTCGGAAGAGATTCGCAAGGCGGCCGAATTCCTCCGAAACGGAGGGTTGGTGGCGTTTCCGACGGAGACGGTGTACGGATTGGGAGCGGATGCCACGTGCGACGAGGCCGTGTCCGGCATTTTCGCCGCCAAGGGGAGGCCGTCCGACAATCCACTCATCATTCATCTGGGGGATGCGTCCGGTTTGGCGGACTGGGTGGAAGAGATCACGCCCGCTGCCCGGAAATTGGCGGAGGCGTTCTGGCCGGGACCGCTGACCTTGGTGCTCCCTCACCGCGGAAATCTGTCGCCGCGGGTGACGGCGGGACTGCCGACGGTGGCGGTGCGGGTGCCGTCCCATCCCGTCGCGCGGGCTCTCATCCTGGAGGCGGGAATTCCGGTGGCCGCTCCGAGCGCCAACCGGTCCGGCCGTCCCAGTCCCACGGAGGCGCGACATGTGTTCGAGGATTTGCGCGGACGGATCGATGTGTTGCTGGATGGAGGGCCTTGCGGCGTGGGCGTGGAATCTTCCGTGGTGGATGTGACGGGACCGGTTCCGGTGCTCCTTCGGCCCGGCGGCATCTCCGCGGAAGAGATTCGCCGGACGGTCGGGTCGTTGGAAGTGGACGGCGGCGGGATTTCCGCAAGCCGGGCCCCCAAGTCCCCGGGCATGAAATACCGGCACTATGCTCCGCGGGGGGAGCTTTGGCTCGTGGCGGGCTCTCCCGAAGAAGCCCGCAAGCGGATCAACCGGATGTTGGAAGAGGCCCGCAGACAAGGAAAACGGACCGGCGTGCTCACCACGGAAGAAAGCGAGGATCATTACCGGGCCGACGTGGTGGTGAGTTGCGGCCGACGATCCGACCCCTCCAGTGTGGCCCGGGCGCTGTATGCGTCGCTGCGCCGGTTTGACGAAGAGGACGTCGATCTGATTCTGGCGGAGACGTTTCCGGAAGAAGGGTTGTTTCACTCCGTCATGAACCGGCTGCGAAAAGCGGCGGAAGGAAAGACATTCATCCCGGATGACGAATGA
- a CDS encoding GNAT family N-acetyltransferase — translation MAERDKVCKGRMVATLFLVRRASEEDLFRVRRLLKEAGLNDRGIEPHIRHFFVVERPETEGVPEMVGAVGMEVYGEFGLIRSFVLKRGPWNGKVGVQMMKFLMEYAKELKLSRVYLLAGASSSFFREWGFEETDRESLPEALQKSEHLGHSRGGVPMVCRITVPTGERNAGGG, via the coding sequence ATGGCTGAAAGGGACAAGGTGTGCAAGGGAAGGATGGTGGCAACGTTGTTTCTGGTCAGAAGGGCGTCGGAGGAAGACTTGTTCCGGGTGAGACGTCTCTTGAAAGAAGCGGGGCTCAATGATCGGGGCATCGAGCCCCACATTCGCCATTTTTTCGTGGTGGAACGGCCGGAAACGGAGGGCGTGCCGGAGATGGTCGGTGCGGTCGGCATGGAAGTGTACGGGGAGTTCGGATTGATCCGGTCATTCGTGCTCAAACGGGGACCCTGGAACGGAAAAGTGGGCGTCCAGATGATGAAATTCCTGATGGAATATGCGAAAGAACTGAAGTTGTCCCGGGTGTACCTGTTGGCCGGAGCCTCTTCCTCGTTTTTTCGGGAATGGGGATTTGAAGAAACGGACCGGGAATCCCTGCCCGAAGCCTTGCAAAAATCCGAACACCTCGGACACTCCCGCGGAGGTGTTCCGATGGTTTGCCGCATCACCGTCCCGACCGGGGAGAGGAACGCCGGAGGCGGATGA
- the spoIIR gene encoding stage II sporulation protein R, with protein sequence MKRKVHRRKPKKHGSAGFMIGLIALIVGVYVWWIHSTAETAEIPISSSVGEIPEQAIRLRILAHSDRPEDQWIKRRVRDELVKSIGTWKDQPRNIEEARSLIQSRMPELQRLASRTVKENGFDEQVEVTFGKVPFPTKLYGERLYPAGEYEALLVKIGDGKGENWWCVLFPPLCFIDMQNGDAIKPAGNPASFTASLGTVEDVYAAGDFREERPVSPEPLEVRFFLWDAIKEWFGE encoded by the coding sequence ATGAAACGGAAAGTTCATCGCCGGAAACCGAAAAAGCACGGTTCTGCCGGATTCATGATCGGACTCATTGCACTCATTGTCGGTGTGTATGTCTGGTGGATTCATTCGACCGCGGAAACGGCGGAGATTCCGATTTCCTCATCCGTCGGTGAGATTCCCGAACAGGCGATCCGCCTGCGCATTCTCGCGCACAGCGACCGTCCGGAAGACCAGTGGATCAAACGCAGAGTTCGCGATGAACTGGTGAAAAGCATCGGCACCTGGAAAGATCAACCCCGAAACATCGAGGAAGCCCGGTCGCTGATTCAAAGCCGCATGCCCGAACTGCAACGGCTGGCTTCCCGCACCGTGAAAGAGAACGGATTTGACGAACAGGTGGAAGTCACGTTCGGAAAGGTTCCGTTTCCCACCAAGCTCTACGGGGAACGTCTTTATCCCGCCGGTGAGTACGAAGCGCTCCTGGTGAAGATCGGCGACGGCAAGGGGGAGAATTGGTGGTGCGTGCTGTTCCCGCCGCTCTGCTTCATCGACATGCAAAACGGAGATGCGATCAAGCCGGCCGGAAATCCCGCATCGTTCACCGCTTCGCTCGGCACGGTGGAGGATGTGTACGCCGCCGGGGATTTCCGTGAGGAGCGCCCCGTCTCCCCGGAGCCCTTGGAAGTGCGGTTCTTTCTGTGGGACGCGATCAAGGAATGGTTCGGAGAATAA
- the prmC gene encoding peptide chain release factor N(5)-glutamine methyltransferase, whose translation MSFPRTVREAWLRASSFLREHRVASAEWEAEVMIRELTGRDRTRFFSGLSDPLPPETASRLEEWLRRRTQGEPLQYLLGHQDFFGRTFRVTPDVLIPRPETEILVETVIRDLKDVSGQPIHFVDAGTGSGAIAVTLALEFPEARVTAVDVSEAALAVARENARMHGVENRIHWVCGDFLKPLANRGISADVLVSNPPYIPTGDIGGLQPEVRDHEPRLALDGGTDGLGPYRVMAAELSRWPGRPDRLFFEIGHDQGTAVRQILKEAFPDAEVHVLPDLAGKDRIVKARLLPSV comes from the coding sequence ATGTCTTTTCCGCGCACCGTTCGTGAAGCCTGGCTGCGGGCTTCTTCTTTTTTGCGCGAGCATCGGGTGGCATCCGCCGAATGGGAAGCCGAAGTGATGATCCGGGAATTGACCGGTCGGGACCGGACCCGGTTCTTTTCCGGGCTGTCGGATCCTTTACCGCCCGAAACCGCTTCCCGCCTGGAGGAATGGCTTCGGCGCAGGACGCAAGGGGAACCCCTCCAGTATTTGTTGGGACATCAGGACTTTTTCGGGCGGACGTTCCGGGTCACCCCCGATGTGCTGATCCCGAGGCCGGAGACGGAAATCCTGGTGGAGACCGTGATTCGGGACTTGAAGGACGTTTCCGGGCAACCGATCCACTTTGTCGACGCGGGGACGGGAAGCGGCGCCATTGCCGTCACCCTCGCGCTGGAATTTCCGGAGGCACGGGTGACCGCCGTCGACGTGTCGGAAGCGGCGCTTGCCGTCGCACGGGAGAATGCGAGGATGCACGGAGTGGAGAACCGGATCCACTGGGTTTGCGGCGATTTCCTGAAGCCTTTGGCAAACCGGGGAATTTCCGCGGACGTGCTGGTGTCCAATCCGCCCTACATCCCCACCGGAGACATCGGAGGGTTGCAGCCGGAAGTGCGTGACCATGAGCCCCGTCTGGCCCTCGACGGCGGGACGGACGGGCTCGGGCCTTACCGGGTGATGGCGGCGGAGCTCAGCCGATGGCCGGGCCGGCCGGACCGGCTGTTTTTCGAAATCGGCCATGACCAGGGAACGGCCGTCCGGCAAATCCTCAAAGAAGCGTTTCCGGATGCCGAGGTTCACGTGCTGCCGGATCTGGCGGGAAAAGACCGGATCGTGAAAGCGCGGCTGTTGCCTTCGGTGTGA
- the prfA gene encoding peptide chain release factor 1, with protein MLERLEAIHKRYEELSRLLCDPDVLNDAGKLREVSKEQAALEEQNRAYLEYRDVVRQLSEAREMLADKLDEEMRELVKEEVNALTARKEELEERIKILLLPKDPHDDKNVIVEIRGAAGGEEAALFAADLFRMYTRYAERQGWKVELMEANATGLGGFKEVVFSIVGRGAYSRLKYESGAHRVQRVPETESGGRIHTSTATVAVLPEAEEIEVEIHEKDLRIDTFCSSGPGGQSVNTTKSAVRITHLPTGIVVSCQDEKSQNTNKDKALRILRARLFDLKRQEEMAKRADARRSAVGTGDRSERIRTYNFPQSRVTDHRIGLTIHKLNQVLDGELQEIIDALILHEQTELLKRQQEAASPTS; from the coding sequence GTGCTGGAACGTCTTGAGGCGATCCACAAGCGATATGAGGAATTGAGCCGGCTTCTGTGCGATCCCGACGTGCTGAACGACGCCGGGAAATTGCGGGAAGTCTCCAAGGAGCAGGCGGCACTGGAAGAGCAGAACCGGGCTTATCTGGAGTACCGGGACGTGGTGCGGCAGCTGTCGGAAGCCAGGGAGATGCTGGCGGACAAGCTTGATGAGGAGATGCGGGAACTGGTGAAAGAAGAAGTGAACGCTCTCACCGCCCGCAAGGAGGAATTGGAAGAACGAATCAAGATTCTCCTTTTGCCCAAGGATCCGCATGACGACAAAAACGTGATCGTGGAGATTCGCGGTGCGGCGGGCGGGGAGGAAGCCGCTTTGTTTGCCGCGGATCTGTTCCGCATGTACACCCGCTACGCGGAACGGCAGGGATGGAAAGTGGAGCTGATGGAAGCGAACGCCACCGGCCTCGGAGGCTTCAAGGAAGTGGTGTTTTCCATCGTGGGGAGGGGAGCGTACAGCCGCCTGAAATACGAAAGCGGGGCCCATCGGGTTCAACGGGTGCCGGAAACCGAATCGGGCGGACGCATTCACACGTCCACGGCCACCGTGGCGGTGCTCCCCGAAGCGGAAGAGATCGAAGTGGAGATTCACGAAAAGGATCTCCGAATCGATACGTTCTGCTCCAGCGGTCCCGGAGGGCAAAGCGTGAACACGACCAAATCCGCGGTCCGCATCACCCATTTGCCCACCGGCATCGTCGTTTCCTGTCAGGATGAGAAGTCGCAGAACACCAACAAAGACAAGGCTCTTCGCATTTTGCGCGCCCGGCTGTTCGATCTGAAACGGCAGGAAGAGATGGCCAAACGGGCGGATGCCCGCCGGTCCGCCGTGGGAACGGGGGATCGTTCGGAGCGGATTCGCACCTACAATTTCCCGCAGAGCCGCGTGACCGATCACCGGATCGGTTTGACGATTCACAAGCTGAATCAGGTTCTGGACGGCGAGTTGCAGGAGATCATCGATGCCCTGATCCTGCACGAACAGACCGAACTGCTCAAACGTCAGCAGGAAGCGGCCTCGCCGACTTCCTGA
- a CDS encoding CPBP family intramembrane glutamic endopeptidase, whose protein sequence is MSMTWELLAEIILFVWITLTVILLNLSEKYRRLGTGGKETGWPAFTLIIVLYSIMFLNGIILSFAGALLPLDPEMTETNIGMVMWVLALLALLLLVPAVRRLLSRWIPIDPENRLHAGALSLSMIIAINLGTTLAFGLEDLSEYAATPDFSEVLVQIWSQNLLFLLISLLGVGWLIRRSGREVLQRLGFTRPSPVAVLKGAGVGLVLMVVAALAEQLAANVEWLYDPHVEEMTEKLLGPLLTSPLGILTLGLAAALGEETLFRGALQPRFGLLPTSVLFTLSHVQYGLSMATLVVFLLGLYLGWVRQREGTVMCMVIHATYNMGLGVLSLYMGS, encoded by the coding sequence ATGTCCATGACTTGGGAGTTGTTGGCCGAAATCATCTTGTTTGTTTGGATCACCCTGACTGTGATCCTGCTGAACCTGTCCGAAAAGTATCGCCGCCTCGGGACCGGCGGCAAGGAAACGGGATGGCCGGCATTCACCTTGATCATTGTCCTGTACTCGATCATGTTTCTGAACGGGATCATCTTGTCTTTTGCGGGAGCCTTGCTCCCCCTGGACCCTGAAATGACGGAAACGAACATCGGGATGGTGATGTGGGTCCTGGCCCTGCTCGCCCTGTTGCTGCTCGTTCCCGCCGTTCGCAGGCTTCTGTCCCGATGGATCCCCATCGATCCGGAAAACCGTCTGCACGCCGGTGCCTTGTCTCTGAGCATGATCATCGCTATCAATCTGGGGACGACGCTGGCCTTCGGACTGGAAGATCTCAGCGAATACGCCGCCACCCCCGATTTTTCGGAGGTGTTGGTCCAAATCTGGTCGCAAAATCTTCTGTTTCTGCTGATCTCACTGCTCGGCGTCGGATGGCTCATCCGCCGAAGCGGACGGGAAGTCCTGCAGCGGTTGGGATTCACCCGGCCATCCCCCGTGGCCGTCCTGAAAGGCGCAGGAGTCGGTCTGGTGCTGATGGTGGTGGCGGCGCTGGCGGAACAGCTGGCTGCCAACGTGGAATGGTTGTATGACCCGCACGTCGAAGAGATGACGGAAAAATTGCTGGGGCCTCTGCTGACATCTCCGCTGGGCATCCTGACGCTCGGTCTGGCGGCGGCTCTCGGAGAGGAGACCCTGTTCCGGGGAGCCCTTCAACCGCGCTTCGGACTGCTCCCGACCTCGGTCCTGTTCACCCTTTCCCATGTCCAATACGGCCTTTCCATGGCCACATTGGTGGTGTTCCTTTTGGGACTTTATCTGGGATGGGTGCGGCAGCGTGAGGGGACGGTGATGTGCATGGTGATTCACGCCACGTACAACATGGGTTTGGGGGTATTGAGCCTGTACATGGGCTCGTGA